The following proteins are encoded in a genomic region of Dialister hominis:
- a CDS encoding formate/nitrite transporter family protein: MTILKEDFDKEYEKSKTKVTVEEYEKLSSKLLFEIIRHDGEKELERHSGPLFFSALAAGIMVSFSFYFRAVLAMYAGTAPYADAISGIGYTTGFLIVILGRLQLFTEHTITAVIPLWEHPSWYRLMRILRLWAIVLGSNMVGTFIAALFMTSPYFAGNEISTSLGIVAGHVMHFSAGENIFRGIPAGMLIAAIVWMLPMSRGFSFFTILTFTYFIAIGGFAHVVVGSGEAAYAVLTGASTVSDYFFRFLIPTGLGNIIGGTGIFTLLVSAQVKFGHE; this comes from the coding sequence ATGACGATACTCAAAGAAGATTTTGATAAAGAATACGAGAAATCGAAGACCAAAGTCACCGTCGAAGAATACGAAAAGCTGTCGTCCAAGCTGCTTTTCGAGATCATCCGCCACGATGGGGAGAAGGAACTCGAGCGCCATTCCGGGCCGCTCTTCTTCTCTGCGCTGGCAGCCGGCATCATGGTCTCCTTCTCCTTTTACTTCCGCGCCGTCCTTGCCATGTACGCAGGCACTGCGCCTTATGCGGATGCCATCAGCGGCATCGGCTACACGACAGGCTTCCTCATCGTGATCCTGGGCCGCCTGCAGCTCTTCACCGAGCACACGATCACGGCCGTCATCCCGCTCTGGGAGCATCCGTCCTGGTACAGGCTCATGCGGATCCTTCGTCTCTGGGCGATCGTCCTCGGTTCGAACATGGTCGGCACCTTCATTGCCGCGCTCTTCATGACCTCGCCGTACTTTGCAGGAAATGAAATATCCACGTCGCTTGGCATCGTCGCCGGCCACGTCATGCACTTCTCGGCAGGGGAGAATATCTTCCGCGGCATTCCGGCCGGCATGCTCATCGCGGCAATCGTCTGGATGCTGCCGATGTCCCGCGGATTTTCCTTCTTCACCATACTAACCTTTACCTACTTCATCGCCATCGGGGGATTTGCGCATGTCGTCGTCGGGTCAGGGGAGGCGGCCTATGCCGTCCTGACAGGCGCTTCTACCGTTTCAGACTACTTCTTCCGCTTCCTCATTCCGACAGGACTTGGAAATATCATAGGCGGTACAGGCATATTTACACTCCTTGTCTCTGCACAGGTCAAATTCGGCCATGAATAA
- a CDS encoding IS1249 family transposase, which yields MKEVRCRYCGFTCYKYGKTRAGTQRWKCRECGNVFTFPINRDAKDFSMFLDWLFSKDTQKDMTGEGRNFRRKTAKFWDIWAMPPKIEEPRETVYVDGIYLARKACILIRCDEHHVLGWYLCRYERAFAWEALMSRIAEPRIVVSDGGPGFQKALKKVWPNARLQRCIFHVFCQVRRYTTTRPRTLAGAQLYMLARDLLEIKTLKKAEKWVSRFESWTMKHKEFLKEMTMDDRGVMRHTHERLIKAKTSLISLIKSGNLFTYLKEADEFPSPYPATNNLIEGGVNAQLRAMLRNHRGLFVERRIKAVFWWCYMHSPKPLSLSEILKVMPTDKSISIIYNSISSQQRLADSIPAWGDAIMWDELHNSGFNPSHGWD from the coding sequence ATGAAAGAAGTTAGATGTCGTTATTGTGGTTTTACCTGCTACAAATATGGAAAAACACGGGCAGGAACACAACGCTGGAAGTGCCGAGAATGTGGGAATGTATTTACTTTTCCTATTAATCGTGATGCGAAGGATTTCAGTATGTTTCTTGATTGGTTATTCAGCAAGGATACACAGAAGGATATGACAGGTGAAGGGCGTAATTTCCGAAGAAAAACAGCGAAATTTTGGGATATCTGGGCCATGCCGCCGAAGATTGAAGAGCCGAGGGAAACTGTATATGTTGATGGCATTTATCTTGCCAGAAAAGCCTGCATTCTGATCCGTTGTGATGAGCATCATGTATTAGGATGGTATTTATGTAGATATGAACGTGCTTTTGCCTGGGAAGCCCTGATGAGTCGTATTGCTGAACCACGTATAGTCGTTTCTGACGGTGGTCCGGGTTTCCAAAAGGCATTAAAAAAAGTCTGGCCAAATGCCAGACTGCAGCGCTGCATATTTCATGTATTTTGCCAGGTACGACGTTACACAACGACTCGTCCAAGAACCCTTGCCGGTGCCCAGCTGTATATGCTTGCCAGGGATTTGTTGGAGATAAAAACTCTTAAAAAAGCAGAAAAATGGGTAAGCCGATTTGAATCTTGGACAATGAAGCATAAGGAATTTCTAAAAGAAATGACAATGGACGATAGAGGCGTAATGCGACACACCCACGAACGCCTCATAAAGGCAAAAACATCGCTCATTAGTCTGATAAAATCCGGGAATCTTTTCACCTATCTGAAAGAGGCTGATGAATTCCCAAGTCCTTATCCGGCGACAAATAATCTCATAGAGGGCGGTGTAAATGCACAGCTTCGAGCGATGCTCAGAAACCATCGTGGATTATTCGTTGAAAGACGAATAAAAGCGGTTTTCTGGTGGTGTTACATGCACTCACCGAAACCGCTTTCACTCTCAGAAATACTCAAGGTTATGCCGACCGATAAAAGCATTTCTATTATCTATAATAGCATAAGCTCACAACAAAGACTGGCAGATTCAATCCCAGCTTGGGGTGATGCCATAATGTGGGACGAATTACATAATTCTGGATTTAATCCCAGTCATGGCTGGGATTAA
- the argH gene encoding argininosuccinate lyase, whose translation MSEMMWGGRFTKAEEKNALDFNASISYDCRMYREDIAGSIAHAKMLAAHGIISAEDQEKITAGLKKIKKQIDEGQFDFSIELEDIHMNIEKRLTDDIGDAGARLHTARSRNDQCALDLHMYMKRQIGRLSEKLIAVESALLSAAVKYKDVIIPGYTHMQRAQPVYFAHHMLAYFAMLERDFKRLEDCYEACDMSPIGACALAGTTYDTNSLEEAEDLHFSSVYGNSLDAVSDRDYLLQFLSFASICAMHLSRLSEEFIYWSTSEFQFIELDDGYSTGSSIMPQKKNPDMCELIRGKTGRVYGHLIGLLTVMKGLPLAYDKDMQEDKEGVFDAIDTLYFALDIYAGMISTMTVNGDKTREALEHDFSNATDMADYLAKKGLPFRQAHAVVGSAVHYCIEHHKYLLDLTMDEFKSMSPLFEEDILEALKIENCVNLRESYGGTGRKSIERQEAHASETIAKMKEASASWKEEMAFLD comes from the coding sequence ATGAGTGAAATGATGTGGGGAGGCCGCTTCACGAAAGCCGAGGAAAAGAATGCGCTGGATTTCAACGCCTCCATTTCCTACGACTGCCGGATGTACAGGGAAGATATCGCCGGATCGATCGCCCATGCGAAAATGCTGGCTGCTCACGGCATCATCTCCGCTGAAGATCAGGAAAAAATCACAGCGGGTCTCAAGAAAATCAAGAAACAGATCGATGAGGGACAGTTTGACTTCTCCATCGAACTCGAAGATATCCATATGAATATCGAAAAGCGGCTGACGGACGACATCGGCGATGCCGGTGCCCGCCTGCACACCGCAAGATCCAGAAACGACCAGTGCGCCCTGGATCTCCATATGTACATGAAGCGCCAGATCGGCCGTCTCTCTGAAAAGCTCATCGCTGTCGAGAGCGCGCTCCTCTCCGCCGCCGTCAAGTACAAGGACGTCATCATCCCGGGATATACCCATATGCAGCGTGCGCAGCCTGTCTACTTCGCGCACCACATGCTTGCATACTTTGCCATGCTCGAAAGAGACTTCAAACGCCTCGAAGACTGCTACGAAGCCTGCGACATGTCCCCGATCGGAGCATGCGCTCTGGCGGGTACAACCTATGACACCAATTCGCTCGAAGAAGCAGAGGACCTCCATTTCTCCTCCGTCTATGGAAACAGCCTGGATGCCGTCTCTGACAGAGACTACCTCCTGCAGTTCCTGTCCTTCGCATCCATCTGCGCCATGCACCTGTCCCGCCTGTCCGAAGAATTCATTTACTGGAGCACCAGCGAATTCCAGTTCATCGAACTCGACGACGGCTATTCCACAGGAAGCTCCATCATGCCCCAGAAGAAAAATCCGGACATGTGCGAACTCATCCGCGGAAAGACAGGCCGTGTCTACGGGCATCTCATCGGCCTTCTCACTGTCATGAAGGGCCTGCCGCTTGCCTATGACAAGGACATGCAGGAAGACAAGGAAGGCGTATTTGATGCCATCGACACGCTCTACTTTGCCCTCGACATCTATGCCGGCATGATTTCCACCATGACCGTCAATGGCGACAAGACACGCGAAGCCCTTGAACACGACTTCTCGAATGCCACCGACATGGCAGACTACCTTGCCAAGAAAGGACTTCCTTTCCGCCAGGCCCATGCTGTCGTCGGCAGCGCCGTCCATTACTGCATCGAACACCATAAGTACCTCCTGGATCTCACCATGGACGAATTCAAATCCATGAGCCCTCTCTTTGAGGAAGATATCCTGGAAGCACTGAAAATCGAAAACTGCGTCAACCTCCGTGAAAGCTACGGCGGCACCGGACGCAAGTCCATCGAAAGACAGGAAGCCCATGCCTCCGAAACCATCGCCAAGATGAAGGAAGCCTCCGCATCCTGGAAGGAAGAAATGGCTTTCCTGGACTAA
- a CDS encoding argininosuccinate synthase, which yields MNGVKKVVLAYSGGLDTSVIIPWLKENYGCEVIACTVNLGQPEDFDAIHEKALKSGASVAETLDVRKEFIEEYAYNVLKADGIYEGKYLLGTSFARPLIGKCLVDMAKKYGADAICHGATGKGNDQVRFELTIKALAPHMKIIAPWRIWDMKSREDEMKYAEEHGVPIDKYDEKQSEEEKAAQKYPYSMDWNMWHLSHEGDDLENPANAPHKDMYLVTCDPEDAPDKPEFVSIDFEAGVPVAVNGKKMDGVELVNTLNAIGAKNGVGINDLVENRLVGMKSRGVYENPCGSILFYAHTELERLCLDRATFHFKEVAAVKYSELVYDGMWFAPLREALQAFADKTSETVTGTVKLRLYKGNIMSAGATSPYSLYNEEFVTFGEDDVYNQADAEGFINLFGLPLTIRALMKEKNEK from the coding sequence ATCAATGGCGTTAAAAAAGTAGTTCTTGCTTATTCCGGCGGACTGGATACATCCGTTATCATTCCGTGGCTGAAAGAAAATTATGGCTGTGAAGTTATTGCCTGCACCGTAAACCTCGGGCAGCCGGAAGACTTCGATGCCATCCATGAAAAAGCACTGAAATCCGGTGCATCCGTCGCTGAAACCCTCGACGTTAGAAAAGAATTCATCGAAGAATACGCTTACAACGTACTGAAAGCTGACGGCATCTATGAAGGCAAGTACCTCCTGGGCACCTCCTTCGCTCGTCCGCTCATCGGCAAATGCCTCGTCGACATGGCCAAGAAATACGGCGCTGACGCTATCTGCCACGGCGCTACCGGCAAGGGCAATGACCAGGTTCGTTTCGAACTGACCATCAAAGCACTCGCTCCGCATATGAAGATCATCGCTCCCTGGAGAATCTGGGACATGAAGTCCAGAGAAGATGAAATGAAGTACGCTGAAGAACATGGCGTGCCGATCGACAAGTACGATGAAAAGCAGTCCGAAGAAGAAAAAGCTGCCCAGAAATACCCGTACTCCATGGACTGGAATATGTGGCACCTGTCCCATGAAGGCGACGATCTGGAAAACCCGGCAAACGCTCCTCACAAGGATATGTACCTCGTTACCTGCGATCCGGAAGACGCTCCTGACAAGCCGGAATTCGTTTCCATCGACTTCGAAGCGGGCGTACCGGTTGCTGTCAATGGCAAGAAGATGGACGGCGTCGAACTCGTCAACACACTGAATGCCATCGGCGCAAAGAACGGCGTAGGTATCAATGACCTCGTTGAAAACAGACTCGTAGGCATGAAATCCCGTGGCGTTTATGAAAACCCATGCGGATCCATCCTCTTCTACGCACACACCGAACTCGAAAGACTCTGCCTTGACCGCGCTACCTTCCACTTCAAGGAAGTCGCAGCTGTCAAATACAGCGAACTCGTATACGACGGCATGTGGTTTGCACCGCTCCGTGAAGCACTGCAGGCATTTGCCGACAAGACCTCTGAAACCGTCACCGGTACTGTCAAACTCCGTCTCTACAAGGGCAACATCATGAGCGCAGGCGCAACAAGCCCGTACTCCCTCTACAACGAAGAATTCGTAACCTTTGGTGAAGACGACGTTTACAACCAAGCTGATGCAGAAGGCTTCATCAACCTCTTCGGACTTCCGCTCACCATCAGAGCCCTGATGAAGGAGAAGAATGAAAAATGA
- a CDS encoding class I SAM-dependent methyltransferase, producing the protein MNLMTIPLSRWGLSHVEIHDDADILDIGCGGGRNIQRLLRAAPKGHVTGIDPSETAVSMSFALNREAIADGRCDVYEGTADILPFGDNRFDLVMASETMYFWKNPDECVREILRVLKPGGIFLAVNSKGGTCPLDDIYEKIIPGMKIFHQEELEELFLNAGFRDLDTDYKLGALALTAVKPMTKLDAVRKRLLLKEPASYGKIAIMAGILALIGVAIAAGSKKKE; encoded by the coding sequence ATGAATTTGATGACAATTCCCTTGTCGCGCTGGGGACTGTCCCATGTGGAAATCCATGACGATGCTGACATCCTGGATATCGGATGCGGCGGAGGCAGGAATATCCAGCGCCTTCTCCGTGCAGCACCGAAAGGCCATGTGACAGGCATCGACCCGTCCGAGACAGCGGTATCCATGTCCTTTGCACTGAACCGCGAAGCCATTGCGGACGGACGCTGCGACGTCTATGAGGGAACGGCAGACATTCTCCCCTTCGGAGATAACCGCTTCGATCTCGTCATGGCATCGGAAACGATGTACTTCTGGAAGAATCCGGACGAATGCGTCAGGGAAATCCTCCGCGTACTGAAGCCGGGCGGCATTTTCCTTGCCGTCAATTCCAAAGGCGGCACCTGCCCCCTTGATGACATCTACGAGAAGATCATCCCGGGCATGAAAATTTTCCATCAGGAAGAACTCGAAGAACTTTTCCTGAATGCAGGTTTCCGCGACCTGGATACCGATTACAAACTGGGAGCCCTCGCTCTTACGGCTGTAAAGCCGATGACCAAGCTTGATGCAGTCAGGAAGAGACTCCTCCTCAAGGAACCGGCATCCTACGGAAAGATTGCCATCATGGCAGGCATCCTTGCGCTGATCGGCGTCGCTATCGCTGCTGGATCCAAGAAGAAAGAATAA
- a CDS encoding sensor domain-containing diguanylate cyclase, translating into MKQLQKHLIIILVMGIMLAAALIGGISTFTFREISSNDNRAIMKSIQQTDMEELNDTLRVTAQTVNALTASYADIVPDDLSLLKDPEFLSAYEDKTENLGYHLLSENFKIASLYYRLSPELTNNPQAGYTVARSADGISVLKLTPVNLHKFDEDDMNHVGWYYVPVSRKEPTWLPPYYNTMMGGQCISYVRPIYKGDTLISIVGADIDFDEFCKRINNMTAYESGFAVLFGPRGDLLFDGNRSVHIPQETIDKIMDPARDSLSTSYTDHQNRVFVESSQIKNGIRLAILVPEAELNYKQDVMTYTIFLLTAAISAILILTMTSILRRIFKMSHTDTLTGAGNSSSYIERITEIGDKINEGTAIFSVMVFDVNNLKHVNDTQGHAAGDHLIRNGYQLLTEEFPRSEIYRIGGDEFVIIMENKLSDLCGEMIRGFRQRMRDHSESYRELPGQVVLAAGMASYVPGTDNSYMDVFQRADEKMYKNKSEFYDHHPEMERRGISPEETRWY; encoded by the coding sequence ATGAAACAGCTGCAAAAGCACTTGATCATCATACTGGTCATGGGCATCATGCTCGCAGCGGCGCTGATCGGCGGCATCTCCACTTTCACCTTCCGCGAAATCAGCAGCAATGATAACCGCGCCATCATGAAGTCCATCCAGCAGACGGATATGGAAGAGCTGAATGATACGCTGCGCGTAACGGCACAGACGGTCAATGCACTGACCGCCAGCTATGCGGACATCGTCCCTGACGACCTTTCTCTCCTGAAAGATCCCGAATTCCTCTCCGCTTACGAAGACAAGACGGAAAATCTTGGCTACCATCTTCTCTCTGAGAATTTCAAGATTGCTTCCCTCTACTACCGCTTGAGCCCGGAACTCACGAATAACCCGCAGGCAGGCTACACTGTAGCACGCTCGGCAGACGGGATCAGTGTCCTCAAACTGACACCGGTCAACCTGCATAAATTCGATGAAGACGACATGAACCATGTAGGCTGGTACTACGTGCCGGTTTCCCGCAAGGAACCGACCTGGCTTCCTCCTTACTACAATACGATGATGGGCGGCCAGTGTATTTCCTATGTCCGTCCGATTTACAAGGGCGATACCCTGATCAGCATCGTCGGCGCAGATATCGACTTCGATGAATTCTGCAAGCGCATCAACAACATGACGGCTTATGAATCAGGCTTTGCCGTTCTCTTCGGCCCGAGAGGAGATCTCCTCTTTGATGGCAACCGTTCTGTCCATATCCCGCAGGAAACAATCGACAAGATCATGGACCCCGCCCGTGACAGCCTCTCCACGAGCTACACGGATCACCAGAACCGCGTCTTCGTGGAAAGCAGCCAGATCAAAAATGGCATCCGTCTGGCCATCCTCGTCCCGGAAGCGGAACTGAACTACAAGCAGGATGTCATGACGTACACGATATTCCTTCTGACGGCAGCCATTTCCGCCATCCTGATCCTCACGATGACGAGTATCCTCCGCCGCATTTTCAAGATGTCCCATACCGATACGCTGACAGGCGCCGGCAACAGTTCTTCCTATATCGAACGCATCACGGAAATCGGGGACAAGATCAACGAAGGCACCGCTATCTTCTCTGTCATGGTCTTCGACGTCAATAACCTGAAGCATGTCAATGACACGCAGGGCCATGCAGCAGGCGACCACCTCATTAGGAACGGTTACCAGCTCCTGACGGAGGAATTCCCCCGCTCGGAAATCTACCGTATCGGCGGCGATGAATTTGTCATCATCATGGAAAACAAGCTTTCCGATCTCTGCGGCGAAATGATCCGCGGATTCCGGCAGAGAATGAGAGACCACTCCGAATCTTACCGTGAGCTCCCGGGCCAGGTCGTCCTCGCAGCCGGCATGGCAAGCTATGTGCCCGGCACGGACAACAGCTACATGGATGTCTTCCAGAGAGCGGATGAGAAAATGTACAAGAACAAATCCGAATTCTATGACCATCATCCTGAAATGGAAAGACGAGGCATATCGCCGGAAGAAACGAGATGGTATTAA
- the speE gene encoding polyamine aminopropyltransferase, which translates to MEEKQYVTEWANENLGLTLKITKMLHEEQTPYQKIQIADTLEYGRLLILDGVFQTSVKDEWTYHEMISHVPLMLHPNPERVLIIGGGDGGVAREVCRHDCVKQVDLCDIDGRVIELSKEYFPTIASALLDPPEKLHVHVGDGIAFAKSVKDFYDVIIIDCSDPIGPGEGLFTREFYKSAHEALREDGLIVQQTESPIVQQKTVHDVYKAMGDVFPIVRMYYSHVPIYPACMHSFMLASKVHDPLRTGVRRPVPQPMKYYNRTIQKSCFVLPNFIKELLYKGNLSF; encoded by the coding sequence ATGGAAGAGAAACAATACGTCACCGAATGGGCCAATGAAAACCTTGGCCTCACACTGAAAATCACAAAAATGCTCCATGAAGAACAGACACCGTATCAGAAGATTCAGATTGCTGATACCCTTGAATACGGCCGTCTGCTCATCCTTGACGGCGTTTTCCAGACATCCGTCAAAGATGAATGGACATATCACGAGATGATCTCCCACGTGCCGCTCATGCTGCACCCGAATCCGGAAAGAGTACTCATCATCGGCGGCGGTGACGGCGGCGTAGCCAGAGAAGTCTGCCGTCACGACTGCGTCAAGCAGGTCGACCTCTGCGACATCGACGGCCGCGTCATTGAACTCTCCAAGGAATACTTCCCGACCATTGCATCCGCGCTCCTTGATCCGCCGGAAAAGCTTCACGTCCATGTAGGAGACGGCATCGCCTTTGCGAAATCCGTCAAGGACTTCTATGATGTCATCATCATCGACTGCTCCGACCCGATCGGACCCGGTGAAGGCCTTTTCACCCGCGAATTCTACAAGAGTGCGCATGAAGCCCTCCGCGAAGACGGACTCATCGTCCAGCAGACAGAGTCCCCGATCGTGCAGCAAAAGACCGTCCATGACGTCTACAAAGCCATGGGAGACGTATTCCCGATCGTCAGGATGTACTACTCCCACGTGCCGATCTATCCGGCCTGCATGCATTCCTTCATGCTTGCATCCAAGGTGCATGATCCGCTCCGTACCGGCGTAAGACGCCCGGTTCCGCAGCCGATGAAGTACTACAACAGAACGATCCAGAAGAGCTGCTTCGTCCTGCCAAACTTCATCAAGGAACTCCTCTACAAAGGAAACCTGAGCTTCTAA
- a CDS encoding DivIVA domain-containing protein: MITPMDIHNKTFSKQIRGYSSEEVNSFLEELAGDYERIYREHREMEEEMDAIKTKLRNYEKMEETMSSTLVMAQQTAENVKRNANKEAELSIREAQNEARKIVSDAEAARRKMNADLLKTEGDMNLYIEKLLSNFKSALSLIESAKAAQAPQPIQTAPKTQEVPAAQEAPAAEAPAEDIPVQTEETAEGAEETAETVETAEAEPFAEAEEEAAADTEEEKEEKGANVFDVAAETVKKEEKKD, from the coding sequence ATGATCACACCGATGGACATTCACAACAAGACATTCTCCAAACAGATCAGGGGATACTCTTCCGAAGAAGTCAACAGCTTCCTCGAAGAACTCGCAGGCGATTACGAAAGAATCTACCGCGAACACCGTGAAATGGAAGAAGAGATGGACGCCATCAAGACAAAGCTCCGCAACTATGAAAAGATGGAAGAAACCATGTCCAGCACCCTCGTCATGGCTCAGCAGACCGCTGAAAACGTGAAGAGAAATGCGAATAAGGAAGCAGAACTCTCCATCCGCGAAGCACAGAATGAAGCCAGAAAGATCGTTTCCGACGCTGAAGCAGCACGCCGTAAAATGAATGCAGACCTTCTGAAAACAGAAGGCGACATGAACCTTTATATCGAAAAGCTCCTGTCCAACTTCAAATCCGCACTCTCCCTGATCGAATCTGCCAAAGCTGCACAGGCTCCGCAGCCGATCCAGACTGCGCCGAAGACGCAGGAAGTACCAGCAGCTCAGGAAGCTCCTGCAGCAGAAGCACCGGCTGAAGACATTCCTGTCCAGACAGAAGAAACTGCCGAAGGCGCTGAAGAAACAGCAGAAACCGTTGAAACAGCAGAAGCTGAACCTTTCGCAGAAGCGGAAGAAGAGGCTGCTGCTGATACAGAAGAAGAAAAAGAAGAAAAAGGCGCCAACGTATTCGACGTGGCTGCTGAAACCGTAAAGAAGGAGGAAAAGAAGGACTAA
- a CDS encoding YlmH family RNA-binding protein: MKDREKILRYFTATGEEAKDMAIRLLDLADAVDRGRPFAVGPFMSPFAAQVGQTIAAHAGTITAKSFGGYHEAERIKVAFVDGGYEGPVDFGIKLLSVKWDGRYRLIGHRDVLGSLMGLGIDRAVLGDILMQENGCQILCDADMAQWIIDNFHKVAMVTVTVEEVPMEELHPPEKTAKEVRATVASLRLDAVGAAGFGLSRTKMVQLVDDQRTEVNWQMAKSASQAVKPGDVISVRGRGRIEIKEITGKSRKGRIGVLIERYR; the protein is encoded by the coding sequence ATGAAAGATAGAGAAAAAATTCTTCGCTACTTTACGGCAACAGGCGAAGAAGCAAAGGACATGGCCATTCGCCTGCTGGATCTCGCCGATGCGGTAGACCGCGGCCGTCCTTTTGCTGTAGGGCCTTTTATGAGTCCCTTTGCCGCACAGGTCGGACAGACGATTGCCGCGCATGCGGGAACCATCACGGCCAAAAGCTTCGGCGGTTACCACGAAGCTGAAAGAATAAAAGTAGCCTTTGTCGATGGCGGCTATGAAGGCCCCGTAGACTTTGGCATCAAACTCCTCTCCGTCAAATGGGACGGCAGGTACCGCCTCATCGGACACAGGGATGTCCTGGGCTCCCTCATGGGCCTTGGCATCGACCGTGCCGTCCTGGGCGACATCCTCATGCAGGAAAACGGATGCCAGATCCTCTGCGATGCAGATATGGCACAGTGGATCATCGACAACTTCCATAAAGTCGCCATGGTCACCGTTACCGTCGAAGAAGTCCCGATGGAAGAACTCCATCCGCCGGAAAAGACAGCCAAGGAAGTACGTGCTACCGTCGCCTCCCTTCGCCTCGATGCCGTCGGAGCTGCAGGCTTTGGCCTTTCCAGGACGAAGATGGTCCAGCTCGTCGACGACCAGAGGACAGAAGTCAACTGGCAGATGGCAAAAAGCGCCTCCCAGGCAGTCAAGCCGGGTGACGTCATCAGCGTCAGAGGACGCGGAAGAATTGAAATCAAGGAAATCACCGGTAAAAGCCGCAAAGGCCGCATCGGGGTTTTGATAGAAAGATACCGCTAA
- the proC gene encoding pyrroline-5-carboxylate reductase, whose translation MKKVIIIGCGAMGGAILSGCLAHDIWKKEEVSVREHSEEASAAKAKQYGTEVCHDLKEAETADLVLIAVKPNIVPSVLEELRPHHPKKVISIAAAVALETLEKGLPDAEIVRVMPNTPASVGEGMTAIAPGKKASDELVKTTEEIFTALGKAAVVTERQLDELGALSGAGPGYAFVIIDALADAGVLVGLPRKLAIEAAAQTLYGAAKMVLETGKHPAELRDQVTSPGGTTIAGIYAMEKRGIRAALIDGVKACLDRSDEMSGK comes from the coding sequence ATGAAGAAAGTTATCATTATCGGGTGCGGCGCCATGGGAGGAGCGATCCTCTCCGGGTGCCTTGCCCATGACATATGGAAAAAAGAAGAAGTCAGCGTGAGGGAACACAGCGAAGAAGCTTCCGCTGCAAAGGCAAAACAGTACGGGACAGAGGTCTGCCATGACCTCAAGGAGGCAGAAACGGCCGATCTTGTCCTTATTGCCGTCAAGCCGAACATCGTTCCTTCCGTCCTGGAAGAACTCCGTCCGCATCATCCGAAGAAAGTCATTTCCATCGCAGCGGCCGTTGCTTTGGAAACCCTTGAAAAAGGACTTCCGGATGCGGAAATCGTCCGCGTCATGCCAAACACACCGGCTTCCGTCGGCGAAGGCATGACAGCCATAGCGCCAGGGAAGAAGGCATCGGATGAACTCGTAAAGACGACAGAAGAAATCTTCACCGCACTGGGGAAGGCTGCCGTCGTCACAGAAAGACAGCTCGACGAACTGGGCGCGCTCTCTGGAGCAGGCCCGGGATATGCATTCGTTATCATTGACGCTCTGGCGGATGCAGGCGTCCTCGTCGGACTTCCAAGAAAACTCGCCATCGAAGCCGCAGCGCAGACACTCTACGGCGCAGCCAAGATGGTCCTTGAGACAGGAAAACATCCGGCCGAACTCCGCGATCAGGTCACAAGCCCGGGCGGAACGACGATCGCCGGTATCTATGCCATGGAAAAGAGAGGCATCAGGGCCGCTCTGATTGACGGCGTGAAAGCCTGCCTCGACCGCTCAGACGAAATGTCCGGGAAATAA
- the sepF gene encoding cell division protein SepF has protein sequence MAGLFSSLKNLADGFFMEEEDTDDLPELERDKPVPAGALPVRSIRPLEIVTMVPGEYRDAGRAADALAKGLVVVVLLGDNVDSDTAKRFVDFLAGAVYLTHGDIELLNDNVLIITPDTVRVERDTFIPVSDIPMWKGPQG, from the coding sequence ATGGCAGGCTTATTCTCAAGCCTGAAGAACCTGGCAGACGGGTTCTTCATGGAGGAAGAGGATACAGACGATTTACCGGAACTGGAAAGGGATAAGCCTGTACCGGCAGGCGCGCTGCCAGTCAGGAGTATCCGCCCTCTGGAAATCGTCACCATGGTCCCGGGTGAGTACCGGGATGCCGGACGCGCCGCTGATGCCCTTGCAAAGGGGCTCGTCGTCGTCGTGCTCCTGGGAGACAACGTGGACAGCGACACAGCGAAACGGTTCGTCGACTTCCTGGCCGGCGCCGTCTACCTGACGCACGGTGATATCGAACTCCTGAACGACAACGTTTTGATTATCACGCCCGATACCGTGCGCGTCGAAAGAGACACGTTCATCCCCGTATCGGACATTCCGATGTGGAAAGGACCGCAGGGATGA